GCAACTTGCGATCGGCTTTCACACCTTTGGCCACACAATTCAGATGTTTCGTAAAAAATTATTAACTTTTTCCCATTCACTTGAACTATTGCGTTTCGCTTCCCTTTTCTCCTCAATCACACCGCCAGACTTTCACCGTCATATCATCGCTGGCGCTGGCTATTGTTTTACCTTGATAGCCAAAAGCAACACAGCGAACTTGTCCTGAGTGTCCGCTAAGAGTACGAACCAGTTGACCGCTAGCTACGTGCCAAATTTTAATCGTGTTATCGTTACTGTCGCTGGCGATCGTTTGTCCATCGGGGCTATAGGCAATTGACCAAGTAGAACCAGAGTTTACTGTGAGGGTGCGAACCAATAGACCGCTAGCCAGATGCCAAATTTTAATGGTATTGTCGCCGCTATTGCTTGCGATCGTCTGACTGTCGGGGCTAACGGCGATCGACCAAACCGATCCAGAATGTCCGGTTAAAGTGTAAAGCAGCTTTCCAGTGGCAACTTGCCAAATTTTGATCGTATTATCCCAACTACCACTAGCCAAAAATTGTCCGTCGCGGCTAAATGCAACTGACTCCACAAAATCGGAATGTCCGGTTAATACTTCTACCAACTTACCCGTACCGAGTTGCCATAGCTTGATCGTGCCATCACCGCTACCGCTAGCCAAAAGTTGACCGTCGGGACTGAAAGCCACGGAAAAAACGGTTACGGAATGTCCTGTAAAACTATAGATGAGTTTGCCACTATCGATTTGCCAAATTTTGATTGTTTTGTCCGCGCTTCCAGTCGCCAGAACTTTACCATCCGGACTAAATGCCATTGCAGTCACGGTATCCGAATGATCGGTGAGCTTATGAACTAGCTTGCCACTGGGGTAATGCCAAACATTAATGCTGGAGTCAGCACTCCCGCTAGCTAACAGGTTACGATAGCGACCAAATACCACACAAGTAACTGTATCAGTGTGTCTGTTGAGGGTATGAACGCATCGCCAACCGACGATTTTTTGTTGTGGTTGTTGCGTTTGTTGTGGTTGTTGTGGTTGTTGTGGTTGCTGCGTTTGTTGTGTTTGTTGTGTTTGCTTTGCTTGTTGTAGTTGAGCTTGAGTTTTTCCGGCAGCGGAGATCCGGGTAACGCGCTTGCTAGCTGAGTCGTAAAAATCTTTCAGGAGTTCTGTTGCTGACTGATAGCGATCGTTTACCGCATCTTTGAGCATTTTGTCTAAGACTTGGCTCAATTCGTCGCTGACATCTTTACCAATGTTCCTCAAATATTCTCGCCATACCCAGCGTCCTTCTAGAGGATCGTAAAGTTCTTCGATCTGCGCTTGGGTGAGCATTTGGATGCAGACAACGCCTAAACTATATAAATCGCTGGCTGGGTACGCTTTACCAGTCCGTACTTGTTCTATAGCTAAATACGGTTCTGTAGTGCGAGAACCGATTTTCAGTAACTTGGTTTCGCTGAGTTGCTTAGAAATGCCCAAATTCATCAGCATGAATTTGCGATCGCTACTTTTGCGGATGATATTAGTAGGCTTGATTTGGCGGTGAATAATTTGCCGCTTGTGAAGCAACTGCAACACCGGCAACAAATCGTACAAGAATTCTCGCAGTTGATGCTCGTTAAATTCCCCTTGCGCTTGTAACTCTTGCCATAAGTTCTGCCCTTCAATATAGGGCTGGATTAAGTATAAGCGCTTATCTTCCACAAAATAATCCAATACAGCAGGTATTTCCGGACATTGCTCTCCTACTTCTACCAGTAGTTTTGCTTCTTGTTCAAACAACTGGATCGTTTTCGCCATCGCCTCCGAATTACCTTGAATTTGAGGCTGAAGAGAAAATTGCTTAATGACGCAGTTCGTGTTAGCTTGTCGTGTATCTTCAGCCAAAAAGCTTCGGCTAAAATTTCCTTCACCGATCTGCCTAGTAGCTTGATAGCGTTCTTTTAGTAACAGTTGGGAGGAGCAGTTTAAACACTCTTGTGTTCCCACGGGGTTGTGGGGGTTTTTGCAATAGGGATTGAGGCAATAGCTCATAGCGGGTAAGAATTCACCTGGTTGTTGTTTATGGTAATGCTTTCTCAAAAGCTTTAGCTTACCAAGCGATCGGCTACTAAGCATTTAATTTAAATATTTAGCCTCACCGGGAGATGGAATGACTATTTTTTAGTTCATCCTTCATCTTTTATCATTTCCTATTCTCCAGTCTTCTAACTGAGTTGCTAGAGCATTTGGTTGACGTGGCGATCGACTGATTTGTTGCTCAATAACTTAAACTTGCCATGATATCCATGTTTTGTTATATTGTGGCTTATGCTTAAGAATTATTTAATAATTGCTATAGGGGTCGCTAATGCGTTATCAACAGCCTGTTCTCCCATCGCTCCTATCAGTGTATTTATCTAAAACGCCAAAATTTTGGCACAAGCTTCCAGGAGTAAGATTTGGAGGAGTATTTAGAGGTTTAGGTATCAGGCAAAAAATTAGTTACGGATATGCTGTTGCCATTAGCATTGCAGTTTTAGGTACAATTACTGGATTAGTAATCGAAAAGCAATCTAAAGCTGAAGCGAAAGCAGAATGGTTGCGAGTCCATCAACAAGCTTCGATCGTCAAATATTTGCAAGATGCGGTGCTACAGGCAAAAACTCATCAACAGCAGCTATTCGTTCTGGTGATGCAGCCTAATAAATATGCTGTTGAATCGGAAGAACTCTTACAACAAATAAGTCATATTAATTTGGATTTACACAGACTATCTAAAGTAGTTGAAGATAAATATTTTTTAGAAAATCAATATAATAAAGAAGCAGATGAAAAAGTCAAAGAACTAATTAAAAAGTATGATATTACAGTGCAAATTTATTCCGATCGATTAATGAATTTGCTGCAACCGATATATGATTCGGTTTTATCACCTGACGAAATCAAAGAAATTCAGCAATCGCTGATGCGATTAATGACTACTGAACTAGCACGAGATTTTAATAGCTTTTCCAGCGAGTTAGCAGAGTTATCAAGAACATTACACGAGCAACAAGAACAAGAATTTATTAAATATCAACAAGCAGAAAATTTAGGTAGTCTAATCCTTCTGATCGGCTTGTTGGTATCGATCGGGATGGCAGTAGCGATGGCAACATACACCAGTTGGGTAATTGCCCGTCCATTGGTATTTACTACGGCTGTTGCACAAAGAGTGACGGAAACAGGTAATTTTAACCTGGTGGCACCAGTTACCACTAATGATGAAGTCGGACAATTAGCGAATTCTCTCAATCAGCTAATTCAAAGAGTTGCACTTTACACAGAAGAAATCAAGCAAACGCAAGCGCAGTTAGTGCAAACTGAAAAAATGTCAAGTCTCGGGCAGATGGTGGCGGGAATTGCTCATGAAATTAATAATCCAGTGAATTTTATTTCTGGAAACATTCCCTATTTAGAAGGATATATGGGAGAGTTGCTTAATTTAGTGAAATTATACCAATTACACTATCCAGAAGCAAGCTCAGAAATTGAAGATAAAATTGATGAGATGGATTTGGATTTTGTCAGTCAAGACTTGCCAAAAATTCTTAGTTCAATGAAATCGGGGACGGAACGAATTAGAGAGTTGGTTTTATCTCTACGGAATTTTTCTAGATTAGATGAAGCGGAAATCAAAAAGGTAGATATACACGAAGGAATTGATAATACATTACTAATTTTAAGCAATCGGCTCAGAGGAGCGGTGAATGTCAAAAAGGATTATAGTGAATTACCTTTAATAGAATGCTATCCAGCCCAACTTAACCAAGTATTCATGAATATTTTGAATAATGCGATCGATGTTTTGCTTATTTGTAAAGGACAGGAAAACAAGCAGATTACCATTAAAACGGAAAACAATTCATCAGATGAAATTTTAGTTAAAATTAGCGATAACGGGAGAGGCATTCCTACAGAAATTCATGATAAAATTTTCGATCCGTTTTTCACGACTAAGCCAGTAGGACAAGGTACTGGTTTAGGTTTGTCAATTAGCTATAAAGTAATTGAAAAGCATCAAGGGAAAATAGAATTTTATTCCGCACCGGGTAAGGGAACCGAATTTACCATCTATTTGCCAGTCAGACAAAAATTTTCGCAAGTCGTTTTGGCGGCATAACGAAATTAAATGCTTTTGCGGCTTAAAGCCAGAGGGTAGGAAAATACCCATAAAAGAATACGCAAACACCGATCCTGCGGTTGCTTCCCAGTTTCCTAGAATAGCTTTAGTTAGATAAAGGTATACATATAGGGAGGGGACAGCGAAAGATGCAACCCAATAATCCAAATCAATTTACTGAAAAAGCCTGGGAAGCGATCGCGCGCACCCCGGATATCATAAAAACAGTCCAGCAGCAGTACATCGAAACCGAACACTTGATGAAATCGCTGCTGGAACAAGAGGGCTTGGCTGCCAGTATATTAAATAAAGCTGGGGCGAACGTGCAACGGGTGCGGGACTACACGGAAGACTTCATCAAGCGTTATCCGAAAGTTTCTGGTAGCAGTTCCGCCTACTGGGGTCGCAGCGTCGATACATTATTAGATAGAGCAGATACTTATCGCAAAGAATTACAAGACGACTTTATCTCGATCGAACACTTGTTACTAGGTTTTGCACAGGACGATCGGTTTGGCAAATCCTTATTTCAAGAATTTAGACTGGATGAAGCCAAACTAAAGAATACGATCAAAGCAATCCGAGGAAGCCAGAAAGTGACAGATCAAAATCCGGAAGGCAAATATGAGGCTTTAGAAAAATATGGCCGAGATCTCACGGAATTGGCTCGTGCTGGTAAACTAGACCCAGTAATCGGACGAGATGACGAGATTCGCCGCACCATTCAGATTTTATCGCGTCGGACGAAAAATAATCCCGTGTTGATCGGGGAACCGGGAGTTGGTAAAACTGCGATCGTAGAAGGATTGGCGCAAAGAATTCTCAGCGGCGACGTACCCCAATCTCTCAAAGATCGTAAACTAATTGCCTTAGATATGGGCGCTTTGATTGCCGGTGCGAAATACCGAGGTGAATTTGAAGAACGCTTGAAAGCAGTACTCAAAGAAGTTACCGATTCCCAAGGAAATATCATCCTATTTATCGATGAAATTCACACCGTTGTTGGTGCAGGTGCAACTCAAGGCGCGATGGATGCGGGAAACTTGCTTAAACCGATGTTAGCGCGGGGTGAGTTGCGTTGCATCGGTGCGACAACTTTGGATGAATATCGCAAGTATCTGGAAAAAGATGCTGCTTTGGAACGTCGTTTCCAACAAGTTTACGTCGATCAACCAGGCGTAGAAGATACGATTTCGATTCTACGGGGTTTGAAAGAGCGCTATGAAGTTCACCACGGGGTTAAAATTTCTGATAGTGCGTTGGTAGCGGCGGCAACTTTGTCTACTCGTTATATTAGCGATCGCTTTTTACCAGATAAAGCAATTGACTTAATGGACGAAGCGGCGGCGCGTCTGAAAATGGAGATTACCTCTAAGCCGGAAGAACTTGACGAGATCGATCGCAAAATTCTTCAATTAGAAATGGAGAAACTGTCGCTGCAAAAAGAAACCGATGTAGCTTCCAGAGAACGCTTGGAAAAATTAGAAAAAGAACTAGCGGATCTCAAAGAAGAACAACGTGCTTTAAGCGCACAATGGCAATCTGAAAAAGACGTGATCGTCGATATTCAAACCATCAAAGAAGAGATCGATCGCGTTAACGTCGAAATTCAACAAGCAGAACGCAATTACGATCTCAATCGCGCCGCTGAATTGAAATACGGCACGATGACCGAATTGCAGCGTAAATTAGAAGCAGCCGAAGTCAGACTAGCACAAACTCAAACTGGTGGAAAATCCCTATTGCGGGAAGAAGTCACCGAAGCAGATATCGCCGAAATCATCTCCAAGTGGACGGGAATTCCGATTAGCAAATTAGTGGAATCGGAAATGCAAAAACTCCTGCAATTGGAAGAAGAATTGCACAAGCGAGTAGTCGGACAAGAAGAAGCAGTAACGGCGGTTGCTGATGCAATTCAACGTTCTCGCGCAGGTTTAGCTGACCCGAATCGTCCTACCGCTAGCTTTATTTTCCTCGGTCCGACGGGTGTTGGCAAAACCGAATTAGCTAAAGCTTTAGCTGCTTATCTATTCGACACCGAAGAAGCTTTAGTGCGAATCGATATGTCCGAATACATGGAAAAACACGCCGTATCGCGTTTGATTGGTGCGCCTCCCGGATATGTCGGTTATGACGAAGGCGGACAATTAACCGAAGCAATTCGGCGTCGTCCTTATGCGGTAATTCTATTCGATGAAATCGAAAAAGCGCATCCGGATGTCTTCAACGTGATGTTGCAAATTCTTGATGATGGTCGCGTTACCGATGCTCAAGGTCACACGGTAGACTTTAAGAATAGCGTAATTATCATGACCAGCAATATCGGTTCTCAATACATTTTAGATGTAGCTGGCGATGATTCCCGCTATGAAGAAATGCGGAGTCGCGTGATGGATGCGATGCGGAGTAATTTCCGTCCGGAATTCCTCAACCGGATCGATGAAATGATCATCTTCCACGGTTTGAATAAGCAAGAACTGCGAAGAATCGTACAATTGCAAGTACAAAGATTGGGTAAACGTTTAAGCGATCGCAAAATGTCTCTCAAACTTTCTGATTCTGCATTAGACTTCTTAGCAGATGTAGGATACGACCCAGTTTACGGCGCACGTCCATTAAAGAGAGCAATTCAACGGGAGTTAGAAACTCAAATTGCTAAATCTATTTTGCGCGGTGAATTCAATGATGGCGATACCATCTTTGTAGATGTGGAAAACGAACGTCTGGCATTTAAGCGATTACCGCAAGAATTGCTAACAGTTCAATCTAGTTAATTGTTAGCTGCTACAATAGTGTAGAGATTGCCCCACCTGAACAAAAGAGTTCGGGTGGGTTTATAGATAAGGAGTATTAAAATGGGTAAAAATAAAAA
This genomic stretch from Leptolyngbyaceae cyanobacterium harbors:
- a CDS encoding serine/threonine-protein kinase, yielding MGTQECLNCSSQLLLKERYQATRQIGEGNFSRSFLAEDTRQANTNCVIKQFSLQPQIQGNSEAMAKTIQLFEQEAKLLVEVGEQCPEIPAVLDYFVEDKRLYLIQPYIEGQNLWQELQAQGEFNEHQLREFLYDLLPVLQLLHKRQIIHRQIKPTNIIRKSSDRKFMLMNLGISKQLSETKLLKIGSRTTEPYLAIEQVRTGKAYPASDLYSLGVVCIQMLTQAQIEELYDPLEGRWVWREYLRNIGKDVSDELSQVLDKMLKDAVNDRYQSATELLKDFYDSASKRVTRISAAGKTQAQLQQAKQTQQTQQTQQPQQPQQPQQTQQPQQKIVGWRCVHTLNRHTDTVTCVVFGRYRNLLASGSADSSINVWHYPSGKLVHKLTDHSDTVTAMAFSPDGKVLATGSADKTIKIWQIDSGKLIYSFTGHSVTVFSVAFSPDGQLLASGSGDGTIKLWQLGTGKLVEVLTGHSDFVESVAFSRDGQFLASGSWDNTIKIWQVATGKLLYTLTGHSGSVWSIAVSPDSQTIASNSGDNTIKIWHLASGLLVRTLTVNSGSTWSIAYSPDGQTIASDSNDNTIKIWHVASGQLVRTLSGHSGQVRCVAFGYQGKTIASASDDMTVKVWRCD
- a CDS encoding ATP-binding protein — translated: MRYQQPVLPSLLSVYLSKTPKFWHKLPGVRFGGVFRGLGIRQKISYGYAVAISIAVLGTITGLVIEKQSKAEAKAEWLRVHQQASIVKYLQDAVLQAKTHQQQLFVLVMQPNKYAVESEELLQQISHINLDLHRLSKVVEDKYFLENQYNKEADEKVKELIKKYDITVQIYSDRLMNLLQPIYDSVLSPDEIKEIQQSLMRLMTTELARDFNSFSSELAELSRTLHEQQEQEFIKYQQAENLGSLILLIGLLVSIGMAVAMATYTSWVIARPLVFTTAVAQRVTETGNFNLVAPVTTNDEVGQLANSLNQLIQRVALYTEEIKQTQAQLVQTEKMSSLGQMVAGIAHEINNPVNFISGNIPYLEGYMGELLNLVKLYQLHYPEASSEIEDKIDEMDLDFVSQDLPKILSSMKSGTERIRELVLSLRNFSRLDEAEIKKVDIHEGIDNTLLILSNRLRGAVNVKKDYSELPLIECYPAQLNQVFMNILNNAIDVLLICKGQENKQITIKTENNSSDEILVKISDNGRGIPTEIHDKIFDPFFTTKPVGQGTGLGLSISYKVIEKHQGKIEFYSAPGKGTEFTIYLPVRQKFSQVVLAA
- the clpB gene encoding ATP-dependent chaperone ClpB; the protein is MQPNNPNQFTEKAWEAIARTPDIIKTVQQQYIETEHLMKSLLEQEGLAASILNKAGANVQRVRDYTEDFIKRYPKVSGSSSAYWGRSVDTLLDRADTYRKELQDDFISIEHLLLGFAQDDRFGKSLFQEFRLDEAKLKNTIKAIRGSQKVTDQNPEGKYEALEKYGRDLTELARAGKLDPVIGRDDEIRRTIQILSRRTKNNPVLIGEPGVGKTAIVEGLAQRILSGDVPQSLKDRKLIALDMGALIAGAKYRGEFEERLKAVLKEVTDSQGNIILFIDEIHTVVGAGATQGAMDAGNLLKPMLARGELRCIGATTLDEYRKYLEKDAALERRFQQVYVDQPGVEDTISILRGLKERYEVHHGVKISDSALVAAATLSTRYISDRFLPDKAIDLMDEAAARLKMEITSKPEELDEIDRKILQLEMEKLSLQKETDVASRERLEKLEKELADLKEEQRALSAQWQSEKDVIVDIQTIKEEIDRVNVEIQQAERNYDLNRAAELKYGTMTELQRKLEAAEVRLAQTQTGGKSLLREEVTEADIAEIISKWTGIPISKLVESEMQKLLQLEEELHKRVVGQEEAVTAVADAIQRSRAGLADPNRPTASFIFLGPTGVGKTELAKALAAYLFDTEEALVRIDMSEYMEKHAVSRLIGAPPGYVGYDEGGQLTEAIRRRPYAVILFDEIEKAHPDVFNVMLQILDDGRVTDAQGHTVDFKNSVIIMTSNIGSQYILDVAGDDSRYEEMRSRVMDAMRSNFRPEFLNRIDEMIIFHGLNKQELRRIVQLQVQRLGKRLSDRKMSLKLSDSALDFLADVGYDPVYGARPLKRAIQRELETQIAKSILRGEFNDGDTIFVDVENERLAFKRLPQELLTVQSS